From Chryseobacterium sp. IHB B 17019, one genomic window encodes:
- a CDS encoding stage II sporulation protein M → MREVYFIKQNKEKWLGIEQVIQGKIKKNPDDLSSLYINLVNDLSFAQTYYPKSNTTVYLNHLSSQIFQKIYKTKRVEENRFLYFFKTEVPLLVYQYRRYLGYAFLFFALFTLIGVLSAIYDKDFANVILGEDYVNQTIENIKDGNAVGIYQSGSTWGSTIGIIFNNIGVGAKLYIYGITGGVGTLWALLSNSVMLGSFQYFFYDYGALKDSARGIWLHGVFEIFAMVIEAMCGLILGASILFPRTFSRFNSFKNGFRDSFKIFLSTVPFTICAGIIEGYVTRHALKMPLFLNLIIIFGCLAVIGFYYFVYPSIVNKKINNQINDAVL, encoded by the coding sequence ATGAGAGAGGTTTATTTCATTAAACAAAATAAAGAAAAATGGTTGGGAATCGAACAGGTTATTCAAGGGAAAATTAAAAAAAATCCTGATGACCTGTCTTCGTTGTACATTAATCTCGTTAATGATCTTTCCTTTGCCCAGACCTACTATCCCAAAAGCAATACAACAGTTTACCTGAATCACCTGTCTTCTCAGATCTTTCAGAAAATTTATAAAACAAAAAGGGTTGAAGAAAACCGGTTTTTGTATTTCTTCAAAACAGAAGTTCCTTTGTTGGTTTATCAGTACAGGAGATATTTGGGATATGCTTTTTTGTTTTTTGCCTTGTTTACCTTGATCGGGGTGCTTTCAGCAATTTATGATAAAGATTTTGCCAATGTTATTTTAGGTGAAGATTATGTCAATCAGACCATTGAGAATATTAAGGACGGAAATGCTGTCGGAATATATCAAAGCGGCTCTACTTGGGGAAGCACAATCGGGATTATTTTTAATAACATTGGCGTGGGGGCCAAGCTTTATATCTACGGAATTACCGGCGGTGTCGGGACTTTGTGGGCACTGCTTTCCAATAGTGTCATGTTGGGGTCTTTCCAGTATTTCTTTTATGATTATGGAGCTTTAAAAGACAGTGCGAGAGGAATTTGGCTTCATGGTGTTTTTGAAATTTTTGCCATGGTCATTGAGGCAATGTGTGGATTGATTTTGGGGGCATCTATTTTATTTCCAAGAACTTTTTCAAGATTTAATTCTTTTAAAAACGGATTTAGAGATTCATTTAAAATATTTTTGAGCACGGTTCCATTCACGATCTGTGCAGGAATTATTGAAGGATATGTGACACGACATGCTCTGAAAATGCCTTTATTTTTAAATTTAATAATCATTTTTGGATGTTTGGCTGTCATCGGATTTTATTATTTTGTGTATCCTTCTATTGTAAACAAAAAAATTAATAACCAAATCAATGATGCAGTTTTATAA
- a CDS encoding RDD family protein, translating to MSQIAINTSQNVNINFNIASVGDRMIAFIIDLLIKVAYGFCIFYLFFNILDLGYLLNGLDNWSVRAVYIILLFPTFIYSLVLESLMEGQTPGKKLMKIRVVKIDGYQAGFGDYMIRWIFRIIDTTFICVVGLVSMIVSKNNQRLGDMAAGTAVISLKNNINISHTILENIHEDYIPTFPQVIVLSDNDMRIIKDNYTKALRVDDRQIISKLSDKIKSIIKVEVDPRKMTERQFIGVIIKDYNYYTGKDS from the coding sequence ATGTCTCAAATCGCGATTAATACTTCACAAAATGTAAATATTAATTTCAACATTGCAAGTGTTGGAGACCGGATGATTGCATTTATTATTGATTTATTAATAAAAGTGGCTTATGGTTTCTGTATTTTCTATCTTTTTTTCAACATTCTAGATTTGGGCTACCTCTTAAACGGCCTGGATAATTGGTCTGTACGAGCTGTTTATATCATTCTTCTTTTCCCTACTTTTATTTATTCTTTAGTTTTGGAAAGCCTGATGGAAGGACAAACTCCTGGTAAAAAACTGATGAAAATCCGTGTGGTGAAAATCGATGGTTATCAAGCCGGATTTGGAGATTATATGATTCGATGGATTTTCAGAATTATTGATACAACCTTTATCTGTGTTGTTGGATTGGTTTCAATGATTGTTTCTAAAAACAACCAACGGTTGGGCGACATGGCTGCCGGAACAGCTGTAATTTCATTAAAAAACAACATTAATATTTCCCATACCATTCTGGAAAACATTCATGAAGATTATATTCCCACTTTTCCACAGGTTATTGTACTGAGCGACAATGATATGAGAATTATTAAAGACAATTATACAAAAGCATTAAGAGTCGACGACCGACAGATTATCAGCAAGCTTTCTGACAAAATAAAAAGTATCATAAAGGTGGAAGTAGACCCCAGAAAGATGACGGAAAGGCAGTTTATCGGGGTTATAATTAAAGATTACAATTATTACACCGGGAAAGACAGCTAA
- a CDS encoding GNAT family N-acetyltransferase: MKFENNKSGNGGVITLNNEIKEVGRLTYTIFPEENRFIISFVLVHPEFEGRGMGKYLVEEAIKFARENNWKVYPHCSYARSVMMRMSDVDDVFLQR; the protein is encoded by the coding sequence ATGAAATTTGAAAACAATAAATCAGGAAACGGCGGAGTCATTACATTAAATAATGAAATTAAAGAAGTCGGAAGATTGACATATACAATTTTCCCTGAAGAAAACAGATTCATCATTTCTTTTGTGTTGGTGCATCCGGAATTTGAAGGACGCGGAATGGGGAAATATTTAGTGGAAGAAGCCATTAAATTTGCACGGGAGAATAACTGGAAAGTGTATCCGCACTGTTCTTACGCAAGATCTGTGATGATGAGAATGAGTGATGTAGACGATGTTTTTTTACAGCGTTAA